Genomic window (Enterobacteriaceae bacterium 4M9):
GTATGGATCCATCGTAAACATGGGCCGCCGGACCGGTCATAAACAGCGGCTGACCTGGCCCTTTCCAGGCGATATCGAGTCGTCCTCCGGGCAGGTCCACGCGCACCTGACCTTCCAGTAATCCCTGTTGGATGCCAACCGCCACCGCACCACAGGCGCCGCTGCCGCAGGCCTGGGTTTCGCCCGCGCCACGCTCAAACACGCGCAGACGGATGTGCTGGCGGTTAACCACCTGCATAAAACCGATGTTAGCGCGCTCCGGGAAACGCTCATGGCTTTCCATCAACGGGCCGAGTGTTTCGACCGGCGCCAGGTCGATATCATCCACCTGAATCACGGCGTGCGGGTTGCCCATCGACACCACACCGCACAGCACAGTTTCGCCCTCGACACGCATGATGTAGGTCTTTTCTGCCTTGTTGGCACGAAACGGCACATCGGACGGCTCAAACTT
Coding sequences:
- the dapF gene encoding diaminopimelate epimerase, coding for MQFSKMHGLGNDFMVVDAVTQNVFFSPEMIRRLSDRHLGIGFDQLLVVEPPYDPELDFHYRIFNADGSEVSQCGNGARCFARFVRLKGLTNKRDIRVSTANGRMVLSVTENELVKVNMGEPKFEPSDVPFRANKAEKTYIMRVEGETVLCGVVSMGNPHAVIQVDDIDLAPVETLGPLMESHERFPERANIGFMQVVNRQHIRLRVFERGAGETQACGSGACGAVAVGIQQGLLEGQVRVDLPGGRLDIAWKGPGQPLFMTGPAAHVYDGSIQL